A window from Actinomycetospora corticicola encodes these proteins:
- a CDS encoding ComEC/Rec2 family competence protein: protein MTGPDEDRPRLDARLVPAALGAWGAVLVALGLGWGPGAAVVLLALVGVGAGIARRDRRWAAGLFAAGACAAAVGGVASAAAFRVADHPVRAAAASGSAATLEVVLTDDPAPLRSSGLGGPRVVVRADLVTAQTGGGRWAGEGHVVLLAPAEGWVGLLPGQRATASGSLAASSRGDLTVAVLRTRGPPREVGPPPPVQVAAGDLRAGLRDAARAVLPEDPAGLLPGLVVGDTSGVGTDLADDFRTAGLTHLTAVSGSNVAFVLGAVLLLVRLARLGPRTAAALAAVALVGFVVLARPSPSVLRAGAMGAVVLLALALGRRRSVLPALAATVVGLLLVDPSLATDAGFALSVLATGALVLLAPPLVAALRARRVPPVVAEALAVPVAAHVVTAPVVAGLSGEVSLVAVLANLLVAPVVAPATVLGVVAALCAPWWTWGAHAAVWLAGPEVSWLVVVARRCAGVDGATVGWPGGVVGGLALAGLVALGAVALRWRRVRLVALAAAVGLLLVFVPTRVVPVGWPPTGWTVVACDVGQGDALVLATGEPGRAVLVDAGPDAGPVDRCLARLGVRSLALVVLSHLHVDHVGGLAGALRARSTAAVAVGPVREPAATLAQVGARARAAGAPVVGMERGMVLRWPGLVLEVLGPLHPSPHVDADDGSQVNDTSLVLRASTPLGRVLLPGDAERSSQDALLAAGVDLRAEVLKVPHHGSRSSLPPFLVAPGARLALVSVGRGNSYGHPNPSVVGLLAGTGALVRRTDESGDLALVPGLRGPAVVARGDPLPDPRRR from the coding sequence GTGACCGGCCCCGACGAGGACCGGCCGCGCCTCGACGCCCGCCTCGTGCCCGCGGCGCTCGGGGCCTGGGGTGCGGTGCTGGTGGCGCTCGGCCTCGGCTGGGGACCGGGTGCGGCGGTCGTCCTGCTCGCGCTGGTGGGGGTCGGGGCGGGGATCGCGCGGCGGGACCGGCGGTGGGCGGCGGGCCTGTTCGCCGCTGGTGCGTGCGCGGCGGCCGTCGGCGGGGTGGCGTCCGCGGCGGCGTTCCGGGTCGCCGACCACCCGGTCCGCGCGGCGGCGGCCTCGGGGTCGGCGGCGACGCTCGAGGTGGTGCTCACCGACGACCCGGCACCGCTGCGCTCGTCGGGACTCGGCGGGCCCCGCGTGGTCGTCCGCGCCGATCTCGTCACGGCCCAGACCGGGGGCGGCCGCTGGGCGGGGGAGGGGCACGTCGTGCTGCTCGCGCCGGCCGAGGGCTGGGTCGGGCTCCTCCCCGGGCAGCGGGCCACGGCGAGCGGGTCGCTCGCGGCGTCGTCCCGCGGCGACCTCACGGTGGCGGTGCTGCGGACCCGCGGCCCGCCGCGCGAGGTCGGACCGCCTCCACCGGTCCAGGTCGCGGCGGGCGACCTGCGGGCCGGCCTGCGCGACGCCGCCCGCGCGGTGCTCCCCGAGGATCCGGCGGGGCTGCTGCCCGGCCTCGTCGTCGGGGACACCTCGGGCGTCGGGACCGACCTCGCCGACGACTTCCGGACGGCGGGGCTGACGCACCTCACGGCGGTGTCCGGGTCCAACGTCGCGTTCGTCCTCGGGGCGGTGCTGCTGCTGGTGCGCCTGGCCCGGCTCGGACCCCGGACGGCGGCGGCACTGGCGGCGGTGGCGCTGGTCGGGTTCGTGGTGCTGGCGCGGCCGTCGCCGAGCGTGCTGCGGGCGGGCGCGATGGGCGCGGTGGTGCTGCTGGCCCTGGCCCTCGGACGGCGCCGGTCGGTGCTACCCGCGCTGGCGGCGACCGTCGTGGGGCTGCTGCTGGTCGACCCGTCGCTGGCCACCGACGCCGGGTTCGCCCTCTCGGTGCTGGCCACGGGGGCCCTCGTGCTCCTCGCTCCGCCGCTGGTCGCCGCCCTGCGGGCGCGACGGGTGCCACCGGTCGTGGCCGAGGCGCTCGCGGTGCCGGTGGCGGCACACGTGGTCACGGCGCCCGTGGTGGCGGGGCTCTCGGGCGAGGTCAGCCTCGTCGCCGTGCTGGCGAACCTGCTGGTGGCCCCGGTCGTCGCGCCCGCCACGGTGCTGGGTGTGGTGGCGGCGCTGTGCGCGCCGTGGTGGACGTGGGGTGCGCACGCGGCGGTGTGGCTCGCCGGGCCGGAGGTCTCGTGGCTGGTCGTCGTCGCGCGGCGGTGCGCCGGGGTCGACGGCGCCACGGTCGGCTGGCCCGGTGGGGTGGTCGGTGGTCTGGCGCTGGCGGGCCTGGTGGCGCTCGGCGCGGTTGCACTGCGGTGGCGACGGGTCCGACTCGTGGCGCTCGCCGCCGCGGTCGGGCTCCTGCTGGTGTTCGTGCCCACCCGGGTGGTGCCGGTCGGCTGGCCGCCGACGGGCTGGACGGTGGTGGCGTGCGACGTCGGGCAGGGCGATGCGCTCGTGCTGGCGACCGGTGAGCCGGGGCGGGCGGTGCTGGTCGACGCCGGCCCGGACGCGGGGCCGGTGGACCGGTGCCTCGCGCGCCTCGGGGTGCGGTCGCTGGCCCTCGTCGTGCTCTCCCACCTGCACGTCGACCACGTCGGCGGGCTGGCGGGAGCGCTGCGGGCACGGTCGACCGCGGCGGTGGCGGTCGGCCCGGTGCGGGAACCGGCCGCCACCCTCGCGCAGGTGGGCGCGCGCGCCCGGGCCGCGGGAGCACCCGTCGTCGGGATGGAGCGGGGGATGGTGCTGCGGTGGCCGGGACTGGTGCTGGAGGTGCTCGGGCCGCTGCACCCGAGCCCGCACGTCGACGCCGACGACGGGTCGCAGGTGAACGACACGTCGCTGGTGCTGCGGGCGAGCACCCCGCTCGGGCGGGTGCTGCTGCCCGGCGACGCCGAACGGTCCTCCCAGGACGCCCTGCTCGCCGCCGGGGTGGACCTGCGGGCGGAGGTGCTCAAGGTCCCGCACCACGGGTCGCGGTCCTCGTTGCCGCCGTTCCTGGTCGCGCCGGGGGCACGGTTGGCGCTGGTCAGCGTCGGTCGCGGGAACTCCTACGGGCACCCGAACCCGTCGGTCGTGGGTCTGCTCGCGGGGACCGGCGCACTGGTACGTCGGACCGACGAGAGCGGGGACCTCGCGCTCGTGCCGGGCCTGCGGGGTCCGGCGGTGGTCGCCCGGGGCGACCCGTTGCCGGACCCGCGGCGGCGCTAG
- a CDS encoding helix-hairpin-helix domain-containing protein, with the protein MTQDPRLRLQAALPDDGAVRQGRQGWPTAPPGTPGAGLTYVEDVPESEPLRASAWDPPTRGVARWLPASWAAARWDPGRWGAVALAAVVVVAAVVTGIGVWGGRPVAEPVPALPVVAGAPSSPASAPASAPPPVAGAPVVVHVAGKVQRPGLVTLPDGARVGEAVEAAGGALPKVDLTSLNLAARVVDGQQIVVGAPAPAPGPTAVPGAPAVAAAPAGDGKLDLNAATLEQLDGLPGVGPVTAKKILDWRTQNGRFGAVEQLREIPGIGEARFGTLRELVRV; encoded by the coding sequence GTGACCCAGGATCCCCGGCTCCGGCTGCAGGCCGCCCTTCCCGACGACGGGGCGGTGCGGCAGGGGCGGCAGGGCTGGCCGACGGCGCCGCCCGGCACGCCGGGAGCCGGGCTCACCTACGTCGAGGACGTCCCGGAGAGCGAGCCGCTCCGCGCGAGCGCGTGGGACCCGCCGACGCGCGGGGTCGCCCGGTGGCTGCCCGCGTCGTGGGCCGCGGCGCGCTGGGACCCGGGCCGGTGGGGGGCGGTCGCGCTGGCGGCGGTCGTGGTGGTGGCGGCCGTGGTCACGGGCATCGGGGTGTGGGGTGGCCGGCCGGTGGCCGAGCCCGTCCCGGCGTTGCCGGTGGTGGCGGGGGCGCCGTCGTCCCCGGCGTCGGCACCGGCGTCGGCGCCGCCCCCGGTGGCGGGTGCGCCGGTGGTGGTGCACGTCGCGGGGAAGGTGCAGCGCCCGGGTCTGGTGACCCTGCCCGACGGGGCGCGGGTCGGGGAGGCCGTGGAGGCGGCCGGAGGGGCGTTGCCCAAGGTCGACCTGACGTCGTTGAACCTGGCCGCGCGGGTGGTGGACGGGCAACAGATCGTGGTCGGGGCGCCGGCTCCCGCCCCGGGCCCGACGGCGGTCCCCGGGGCGCCGGCCGTCGCGGCGGCCCCCGCGGGCGACGGGAAGCTGGACCTCAACGCGGCCACCCTCGAGCAGCTCGACGGGCTGCCCGGCGTCGGGCCGGTCACCGCGAAGAAGATCCTCGACTGGCGGACGCAGAACGGGCGGTTCGGCGCCGTCGAGCAGCTGCGCGAGATCCCGGGGATCGGCGAGGCCCGCTTCGGCACGCTGCGCGAGCTGGTGCGGGTGTGA
- the thrC gene encoding threonine synthase — translation MTLTAPDQTSTGYDLGPAAALSCRACGHRTPLAPEFACPQCFGPLEIAYDFPAITREEIERGPKSIWRYKKLLPVPTTVEDHPNMDPGFTRLIRADRLGAELGIRNLWVKDDTGNPTHSFKDRVVAVALAAARELGFTVLACPSTGNLANATAAAAARAGWDSVVLIPSSLERAKVLMTAVYDTNLLAVEGNYDDVNRLATELAFEQEDWAFVNVNVRPYYAEGSKSLGYEISEQLGWRVPAQTVIPVASGSQLTKIDKAYGELVSLGLVDAADWKIFGAQAAGCSPVSTAFREGTDVVRPQRPDTIARSLAIGNPADGPYVLDTVRRTGGAVTDVTDDEVRDGIRLLARTEGVFAETAGGVTVANAKKLVETGQLDPDADTVLLITGDGLKTLDAIEHQVGPKATVPATSKAVREALGI, via the coding sequence ATGACCTTGACTGCGCCCGACCAGACGTCGACCGGCTACGACCTCGGCCCGGCCGCCGCCCTCTCGTGTCGCGCCTGCGGCCACCGCACCCCGCTCGCCCCGGAGTTCGCGTGCCCGCAGTGTTTCGGGCCCCTCGAGATCGCGTACGACTTCCCGGCGATCACCCGTGAGGAGATCGAGCGGGGCCCGAAGTCGATCTGGCGGTACAAGAAGCTCCTCCCGGTGCCGACCACGGTCGAGGACCACCCGAACATGGACCCGGGCTTCACCCGACTCATCCGCGCCGACCGGCTCGGCGCCGAGCTCGGCATCCGGAACCTCTGGGTCAAGGACGACACGGGCAACCCGACGCACTCCTTCAAGGACCGCGTCGTCGCGGTGGCCCTCGCCGCCGCCCGCGAGCTCGGCTTCACCGTCCTGGCCTGCCCGTCCACCGGGAACCTGGCCAACGCCACCGCCGCCGCGGCCGCCCGCGCCGGCTGGGACTCGGTCGTGCTCATCCCCTCCTCGCTGGAGCGGGCCAAGGTCCTCATGACCGCCGTGTACGACACCAACCTGCTCGCCGTCGAGGGCAACTACGACGACGTGAACCGCCTGGCCACCGAGCTCGCGTTCGAGCAGGAGGACTGGGCGTTCGTCAACGTCAACGTCCGCCCCTACTACGCCGAGGGCTCGAAGAGCCTGGGCTACGAGATCTCCGAGCAGCTCGGCTGGCGCGTCCCCGCGCAGACCGTGATCCCCGTGGCCTCCGGCTCCCAGCTCACGAAGATCGACAAGGCGTACGGCGAGCTGGTCTCGCTCGGGCTCGTCGACGCGGCCGACTGGAAGATCTTCGGCGCCCAGGCCGCGGGCTGCTCCCCCGTGTCGACCGCCTTCCGCGAGGGCACCGACGTCGTCCGGCCGCAGCGGCCCGACACGATCGCCCGCTCGCTCGCGATCGGGAACCCGGCCGACGGCCCCTACGTCCTCGACACCGTCCGGCGCACCGGTGGCGCCGTCACCGACGTGACCGACGACGAGGTCCGCGACGGCATCCGCCTGCTCGCCCGCACCGAGGGCGTCTTCGCCGAGACCGCCGGCGGCGTGACCGTCGCGAACGCGAAGAAGCTCGTCGAGACCGGACAGCTCGACCCCGACGCCGACACCGTCCTGCTCATCACCGGCGACGGGCTCAAGACCCTCGACGCGATCGAGCACCAGGTCGGACCGAAGGCCACGGTTCCGGCGACCTCGAAGGCGGTCCGCGAGGCCCTGGGCATCTAG